Proteins encoded in a region of the Nicotiana tomentosiformis chromosome 9, ASM39032v3, whole genome shotgun sequence genome:
- the LOC138898718 gene encoding uncharacterized mitochondrial protein AtMg00310-like has protein sequence MPTHILSVLDPPDNILKHQHKIFARFFWSNKDEGTSRHWSKWQNLCLPNEEGGLGFRFLFDVSRALFSKLWWNFRITKTLWANIMWNKYCKMELPTTVQFNEGSHVWRKLLYAREEVEHREVNELRERNDWNHRMLENTFLAEIESHISQ, from the exons ATGCCAACACATATACTCTCAGTGCTTGATCCACCTGACAACATCTTGAAACACCAACACAAAATATTTGCTAGGTTCTTCTGGAGCAACAAAGATGAGGGCACCAGTAGGCATTGGAGCAAATGGCAGAACCTATGCTTGCCAAATGAGGAAGGTGGTTTGGGATTCAGATTTCTTTTTGATGTCTCAAGAGCATTATTTTCCAAACTTTGGTGGAACTTCAGGATAACAAAAACGCTTTGGGCCAACATTATGTGGAATAAATACTGCAAAATGGAACTCCCCACTACTGTCCAATTTAATGAAGGCTCACATGTTTGGAGGAAACTGTTGTACGCAAGGGAAGAAGTAGAGCATAGA GAGGTAAATGAGCTAAGAGAAAGGAATGACTGGAATCATCGAATGCTAGAGAATACCTTTCTAGCAGAGATTGAATCACACATCAGTCAGTAA